The segment GCTTGCAGCAGGAGATACATTCCGAGCAGGTGCGATAGAACAGCTTGAAGTATGGGGGGATCGTGTAGGCGTCGACGTTATCAAGCAATCAGCTGGTTCTGATCCGGCGGCGGTCATGTATGATGCCCTCCAAGCGGCAAAAGCGCGTAAAGTGGATGTACTACTTTGCGATACAGCCGGGCGTTTGCAAAATAAAGTAAACCTGATGAAGGAACTTGAAAAGGTGAAGCGGGTAATTGAACGCGAAGTACCTGGAGCACCACATGAAGTCCTGCTTGTATTGGATGCAACCACTGGTCAGAATGCCCTTAGTCAGGCAAAGATTTTCTCTGAAGCAACGAATGTAACTGGAATTGTGTTGACGAAGCTAGACGGTACAGCAAAAGGTGGAATTGTTCTGGCTATACGAAATGAAATGCGCATCCCAGTCAAATTTGTCGGCTTGGGAGAAAAAGCCGATGACCTGCAGGAGTTCAACGCAGAACAATATGTGTACGGCTTATTTGCAGATATGATGGAAAAAGAAGAAGCACAAGAAAGCTAATAAACGATATTTTTACTGACCGCCCTCTATTATAGACGGGCGGTTTTTTAAATAAGAAAGCATGTGAAACTGTTGATTTCCGTTCCAGGCACTTCGCTTGCCTGGGGGCGGTCCGTGAGCCTTCTTCGGCTTGCGCCCTACGGGGTCTCGCCTGTCCCATCCTCCCGCGGGCGTCTGCGCGCCTTCCACTCCAATCAACAAGGTGACTTCATTCAACTAAGGGTAATGAAAGCCCATTTAATCGAGTTATCTGAAAAACATGAACGTTTCTTAACGTAAATTCTAGCTGTGTATTGGAGCAAATGGCGAAGACTCCAGTGGGGGGAGTAACGGTAGGGTGAGGACCGTGCAACGAAGTGAGGAGGCTCAAGCGCCGTCCTGCGGAGAGCGCAGCCATTTGCGGAAAGGAACAGCGGCGGTCAACCAACAAACTAAAGTCATTTTGTCTAATTTTTTTCATATTCTCGCTTTTTTACCAGGTCAAGAAAAAAACTTGACATTCCCAATCCCACCCTGTAAACTAAGCTATTGTAAAGGCATTTCACTTAACAAGGGAGAGTGAAGAGGATGCTTGAAAAAACAACGAGAATGAACTATCTTTTTGATTTCTATCAGTCGTTGTTAACACCAAAGCAACGAAGCTATATGTCTTTGTATTACTTAGATGATCACTCCCTTGGTGAGATAGCAGAGGAATATAACATAAGTCGTCAAGCAGTGTATGATAACATAAAACGTACAGAACAGATGCTTGAGCAATATGAAGAAAAGCTTTTGTTATTTCAAAAGTTTCAAGAGCGGCAGTCGCTTTTGCAGCAGTTGAAGGAGGAAGTCGAAAAGGCGGATGATCCGTTGAACGGCCAATCCCTTACGGCGCTGATCGAGTCGCTTGAGAAATTAGATTAGGGGGCGGCATACATGGCATTTGAAGGTTTAGCCGACCGTTTGCAAAATACGATTCAGAAGATTCGCGGGAAAGGTAAGGTAAGCGAGCAGGACGTTAAAGAGATGATGCGTGAAGTTCGACTGGCTTTACTTGAAGCGGATGTAAACTTCAAAGTAGTGAAAGACTTTGTGAAACGCGTAAATGAGCGTGCAGTTGGACAAGAAGTCATGAAAAGTCTTACACCCGGTCAGCAAGTTATCAAAGTGGTTAAAGAAGAACTCACCGCACTTATGGGTGGGGAACAAAGTAAAATCGCTGTAAGCAGCCGACCGCCGACCGTCATCATGATGGTAGGTCTTCAAGGTGCAGGTAAAACGACGACAACAGGAAAGCTTGCAAACCTATTGCGCAAAAAGCACAATAGAAAGCCGCTTTTAGTTGCAGCGGATATTTACCGACCGGCGGCTATCAAGCAGCTTGAAACACTTGGGAAACAGCTAAGCATGCCTGTTTTCTCTTTAGGAGATCAGGTAAGTCCAGTTGAAATCGCCAAGCAGGCCATCCAAAAAGCAAAAGATGAGCATCATGATTATGTGCTGATTGATACCGCTGGGCGCTTGCATGTGGATGAGACACTTATGGACGAGCTTAAGCAGGTAAAAGAGCTCTCCAAACCGGATGAAATTTTCCTTGTAGTGGATGCGATGACAGGACAAGATGCTGTAAATGTGGCACAAAGCTTCAATGAACAGCTGGGCTTGACTGGTGTCGTATTAACGAAACTGGATGGAGACACCCGTGGTGGAGCGGCATTATCCGTCAAAGCGGTAACGAATACTCCTATCAAGTACATTGGTATGGGAGAAAAGTTGGATGCCATAGAACCTTTTCACCCTGAACGTATGGCTTCCCGTATTTTAGGTATGGGAGATGTGCTGACTCTTATTGAGAAAGCACAATCGAATGTGGACGAAGAGAAAGCCAAGGAGCTGGAACAGAAGCTGCGTACGATGAACTTTACGTTCGATGATTTCTTAGAGCAGCTGGGGCAAGTGAGAAACATGGGCCCGCTCGATGAAATTCTGGGAATGATACCTGGAGCCAACAAGATGAAAGGCTTAAAAAATGTCCAGGTGGATGAAAAGCAGATTGGTCATGTCGAGGCGATCATACAATCGATGACCAAAACGGAAAAAGAAAACCCGGATTTGCTTAATGCTAGCCGCAAAAAACGGATAGCAAAAGGTAGCGGACGTCCTATACAGGAAGTAAACCGCCTACTTAAACAATTTGAAGAGATGAAAAAAATGATGAAACAGATGACAAGCATGCAAAAAGGGAAAGGCAAAAAAGGCGGCTTCAAATTTCCTTTCATGTAAGCAATCACACCATTTTTTCTCTTAATAAATGAAGTGACAAGAAAAAACACTTTACAAACAAGTAACTACTTGTTATCATACTATCTTGTGTGAAATATTTTCGGAGGTGCTATATTAAATGGCAGTAAAAATTCGTTTAAAACGTATGGGTTCTAAAAAATCCCCATTCTATCGTATTGTAGTAGCAGATTCTCGTTCTCCTCGTGATGGACGTTTCATTGAAACAGTTGGAACTTACAACCCAGTATTGCAACCAGCTGAAGTTAAAATCAATGAAGAACTAGCTCTTAAGTGGTTACAAGATGGCGCGAAGCCTTCTGACACAGTTCGTAACCTTTTCTCTAACGAAGGTATTATGGAAAAATTCCACAATGCTAAATTAGGCAAGTAAGAGGCAAAATGACAGAATTAATCCAAACAATTGTGACGTCGTTGGTAGATCATCCAGAAAATGTAGTGGTTACGGAAAAGGAAACAGGTAATGCCCTCACGTATCAACTTACAGTGCATCAAGATGATTTAGGGAAAGTGATTGGCAAGCAGGGTAGAATTGCTAAAGCAATCCGGACAGTCTTGTTCGCTGCCGCTTCTCACGAGAATAAACGAGTGCAATTAGAGATTATGGAGTAGGGGAGGCTTTAGAGCTTCCCCTTTTCTTATGGTTTAACACTCATTAAAAGCTTTAAGTGTCCCCTCAAAAGGGTACGCTATTGATACATAGAGAACAGTCAAAATTTGCGCGTGGAGGTGCAAGAAATGTCAAAGTGGTTTAACGTAGGTAAGCTTGTCAATACACACGGCATAAAAGGTGAGGTGCGTGTTGTTTCCAGAACGGATTTTCCTGATGAACGTTACAAAAAGGGTAATCATCTCTATTTATTCATGCCAAATGAAAAGGAACCCGTTGAAGTGAAGGTATCATCTAGAAGGGTGCATAAGTCATTTGATCTTCTAACGTTTGAAGGCTACCATAATGTAAATGAAGTGGAGAAGTTTAAAGGTGCCATTGTCAAGGTTCCGGAAGACCAACTCGGGGACTTAGAAGAAGGCGAATATTATTTCCATGAAATCGTCGGCTGTAAAGTTATTCTTCAGGAAAGCATGGAGGAGTTAGGGTTGGTCAAGGAAGTCTTGACTCCTGGTGCAAACGATGTCTGGGTGGTTAAAGCGAAAAAGGGGAAAGACATTTTGATTCCTTATATCGATCAAGTAGTCAAGAAAGTGGATGTTAAGGAAAAAACAATCATCATTGAGCCGTTAGAGGGGCTGTTTTAATATGAAGATTGATATTCTTTCCATTTTCCCTGAAATGTTCAAAGGAGTATTGGAATCTTCCATCTTAAAAAAAGCGGCCGAAAAAGGTGCCGTGGAATATAGCGTAACGGACTTCCGGGAGTTTGCTGATAACAAGCATAAAACGGTGGATGATTATCCTTATGGTGGCGGGGCGGGGATGGTACTGAAAGCCCAGCCCATCTTTGATGCTGTTCTATCCCTTACAGAAGGCCAACCTTCCGTTAAAAAGCCCCGCGTCATCCTTATGTGTCCACAGGGAGAACGCTACACGCAGAAAAAAGCGGAGGAGCTTGCAGAAGAAGAGCACCTGATCTTCATCTGTGGTCATTATGAAGGCTATGATGAACGGATAAGAGAGCATGTAGTGACAGATGAAATTTCCATCGGTGACTATGTCCTGACTGGTGGAGAGTTGGCGTCGATGGTGATCGTGGATAGTGTGGTTCGTCTTTTGCCGGATGTACTAGGGAAGGCGGCATCTCATGAACAGGACAGCTTCAGTACCGGACTTCTGGAACACCCCCATTATACAAGACCTGCTGATTTTCGGGGAATGAAGGTTCCGGATGTCCTTCTTTCAGGAAACCATGCACATATAGAAAATTGGCGGACGAAAGAGTCCTTACGAAGAACTTGGAGCAGAAGGCCTGACCTATTTAATATGTATCCGTTGACGGAAGAGCAGCAGGAGTGGTTGCAAGAAATTAAAAAAGAGGATAAGTCATATTGATTTTATTCTTTCAATATGCTATTATACTCTTTGTGACTTAGCTATTGCTATGTCTAAAAACGATGTTCCGCTGCATCAAACAAGTATGGTATGAGCATCTGTGGAAAAGGAGTAGAAAACTATGCAAAAACTAATTCAAGAAATTACTCAAGAGCAGTTAAAAACTGATCTTCCTTCTTTCCGTCCTGGTGACACTGTACGTGTTAACGTTAGGGTTGTAGAGGGTACACGTGAGCGTATCCAGGTGTATGAAGGAGTAGTAATCAAGCGTCGTGGCGGCGGTATCAGCGAAACATTCACAGTACGTAAGATCTCTTACGGTGTAGGTGTTGAGCGTGCATTCCCTGTACATTCTCCAAAGATTGAGGGAATTGATGTTGTTCGTCGTGGTAAAGTACGTCGTGCGAAACTTTACTATCTACGTGCATTACGTGGTAAAAAAGCGCGTATTAAAGAAATTCGATAATAGAAAGGGGAGCTTGGTGACAAGCTCTCTTTTTTTACTAAAAAAAACTTCAAAAAGGCTATTGGTTTTCCATCTGCGAATACAAAGTATATAATAGAATAAGGCTCTTTTCTCAAAGATTGTTGCTAATTCAACTAGTAAAAAGTCGGCAATTGGACTTTTTACAGCTTGGATACTCTCGATATGCATGAAATATAATTAGTGTTACAGCGAAAAGAGCACGACAGTAAATAATAATAGGGATGGTTTAAAAATACGTAAAAGCAACAAAGTTTACGAAAACAGCCTAGAATAATTAATGGTACATATAGATTCTCGATAACTTACGAGAAACATAAAGGAAACGGCGGAGGAACAAATATGGCACGTTCTAAAAATGAGCTCTGGGAATGGATCAAAGCGTTAGCTATCGCAATAATTTTGGCAGCGGCAATTCGTTATTTCTTTTTTGCTCCGATTGTGGTGGATGGTGATTCCATGATGCCGACTCTTCATGATCAGGATCGAATGATTGTAAACAAAATAGGTTACAAAATAGGTGAACCGGACCGTTTTGACATTGTTGTATTTCATGCCACAGTGGACAAGGACTATATCAAACGTGTCATCGGCTTGCCGGGTGATGAAGTCGAGTATCGGGATGATGTCCTTTATATCAATGGAAAAGCATACGATGAACCGTATCTGGATGAATTTAAGGCGCAATATCCAGATGGTCCTTTGACAGAGGATTTCACATTGGAAGAAAAAACAGGTCACAAAGTCGTACCGGAAGGGCATATCTTTGTACTTGGCGATAACCGCAGGTTCAGTAGAGATGGGCGCCATATAGGTACCGTTCCCCAAGAAGAAGTATTAGGGAAAACAAATATCGTCTACTGGCCAATTTCAGATCTGCGAAGGGTAAAATAAATAGGCTCTTTTCTCAAAGTTTGTTGCTATTTACTTGTAAAAAGTCGGCAAATTAGATTTTTTTTAGCTTAAATACTCTAAAGGTTGCAAGTAGTATTTTAAAGTACTGTAGGGAAAAGAGCACCACAGTAAGGAAAATAACGGGTTATGTATGAATACGAAAAGCAACAAAGTTTACGAAAACAGCCAATAAATATAATATAATAGACAATCAGCTGTTGGTTGGAGCCCAGGGGGGAATTCAAAAACGGCGTTTGTCAGATACTATAAATAGCTTTAATTGTGCAAGGACTTCAGGAGGCAATTTTCATGACAATACAATGGTTTCCAGGGCATATGGCAAAAGCCCGCAGACAAGTGACAGAAAAACTCAAATTGATTGATATCGTATACGAGTTGGTGGATGCGCGTATTCCCGTATCATCCCGGAACCCGATGATCGATGAAATCATCTCCAATAAGCCGAGAATCATTCTTTTGAATAAAGCGGATATGGCAGATGCAAAAGTCACGAGAGAGTGGCTGGACTATTTCAATTTGCCCGGCTCCACTACAAAAGCAATAGCAATTGATTCACAGACAGGTAAAGGGATTCAGCAGATTGCAACCTTATCCAAAGAACTGCTTAAAGAAAAATTCGATAAAATGCAGTCGCGCGGTATCAGGCCAAGAGCAATCAGGGCGTTGATAGTAGGTATCCCTAACGTAGGTAAGTCAACGCTGATCAATAGGCTTGCTAAGAAAAACATAGCTCAAACCGGCGATAGACCTGGTGTTACCAAAGCTCAGCAATGGGTGAAGGTCGGAAAAGAGCTGGAACTGCTTGATACTCCTGGAATTCTCTGGCCAAAATTTGAGGATCAGGAGGTCGGCTATCGCTTAGCAACGACTGGGGCGATTAAAGATACGATAATCAACCTTCAAGATATTGCTGTATTTGCCCTAAGGTTCTTGACGGACGCATATCCGGAGCGGTTGATGGACCGATATGGACTCGAAGAAATACCAGAAGATATCGTGGAACTTTTTGATGCGATAGGCTCTAAACGCGGATGTAAGATGAGTGGTGGGCTAATCGATTATGATAAGACCGCTGAGTTGATTATACGGGAGATCCGTTCCGAGAAACTGGGCAAGCTCAGTTTGGAAAGACCGGAAAAACTTTAGAAAAAGGCTGTTATCATGCAGCCTTTTTCTTTTGGGGAAATGGAGTTAAATACATGGAAAAGAAGTCGATAAAAGAAATAGAGAGAATGCTGGTTGGAATTGAAAGTGAAAAAGACCCTTTCCTTTTATCCATCAGAGAGGACGAGCGGAAAGGCGTCCAAGCCCTTCTGAAAAGGTGGGAAAAGAGAAGATTGGAAAAGGAGCAGCTTCTCGAGCAGTTTGAAGAAATGAAAAAATATGAACTTCTTCATTGGGAAAGAGGGTGCCAGTATATCGCCGGCATTGACGAAGTGGGACGCGGTCCTCTCGCAGGACCAGTGATAGCTGCTGCCGTTATTCTGCCGAAAGATTTTTACCTGCCGGGACTTACTGACTCCAAGAAGCTGAGTGCGCAAAAAAGGGAACACTTTTTCCACTATATTAAAGAACATGCTATCAGCTACGGGATAGGCATAATAGATTCAAAAAGAATTGATGAAGTCAATATTTATGAAGCCACAAAGCTTGCGATGATGGAAGCGGTGGAAAATCTCCACCATATACCTGACCATCTATTGATTGATGCGATGAAGTTGGATCTTGACATGGAGCAGACCTCCATTATAAAAGGGGATGCAACCAGCATATCCATTGCTGCAGCCTCTGTGCTGGCAAAAGAGACAAGGGATACATACATGAAGGACCTTGCACATGAATTTCCGCAGTATGGATTTGAAAAAAATATGGGATATGGTACACAGGAGCATCTTCTTGCTTTACATGAGGTAGGGGTGACCCGAGAGCACCGTCAATCATTTTCACCGGTAAAAGAAATGGTGGACTAAAGAAAAAGGAGTTAGCTATGAATATCTGGCAATTGATCCAGCATAAAGTAACTGCTACACAAAATATGTCTTCATTCAACAGGCCTCCCTCATTAGTTGAAAAAGATACTGGAGTTATGTCAACTGCCTTATCAACGGAGAAATCAGCACCTCCTCAAACAACACAGGAACGCATTCAGGCAATCTTTTCACAAAAAGGGGATAATACGCTTACTGGCACTATTAGAGAACTTGTATCGGTGATAGACCGCCTGCCAACGGTTGATAAGGAGAGAGCCATAGAATTGCTGAAAGTGCTTTCTAACCGGACCGGAATCACGAACATCCCTGAAAAGTTGCAAATGATCCTATCAAGTTTAGCTGATAATGAGACAACCTTACAGACACTAGCAAAAGTGGAAACAAGTCTCCGGAACCTAACCATGCCAACACCTGCACAGCAAAAGCTTATGGAAGTCATTCAACAAATGCAACAGCCGCTAACAATCCATACAAAAAAGGAAGCGTTGCAATTTATCAGGCATGCATTGTCCTTGCTGGGTCTAGACTTTGAAAAAGGTCTAAATGATATGATGCGGCAGGGGCAGCCTTTTTCTGAGGAGAAAGTAGGGCGGTTAAAACCTTTATTGATGAATTATTTACAACAAGTGGAAACTCCTGAAGAGAAAGCGGCGATTACACAGCTCCTTTCCAGATTGACTAGTTTCCAACTGCTTTCAAGGGAAGAAGGTAATCTTCAACATATCTTTTTACCACTCCCGATTAAAATGCATGAAGAAGCGAAGGAATGGTATGTACATCTAAGCTCCAAGAAAAAAGAAGGTATGCTTGATCCGGATTATTGTCGTGTTGTCTTTCTGTTAGATATGCCTGTATTTTCTTCTGTGATGGTGGATGTATTCATCCAACAAAAAGTGGTCAGTATATCCTTACATCATTCCTATCAGGGGATGGAGGAATTGTTAGAAAAAAGCTCATCGCTTCTTAGGAAGAGCCTATCCGTTAAAGGTTTTACTTTAAGCGCCATTAAAGCGGAGTGGAAGGAGCAGGAGAAAAAACCTGGTATACCTGTTGATTTTCTGAAGGCAATTCTTCATCCTAATGAGAAAGGATTGGATGTAAAAATATGAAAGAGCACCTAGACAAGAGGAAAAAAGCAGTTGCTATAAAATATGACCAGGCGAAAACAGTTGCCCCTGTTGTTAAAGCGAAAGGTGCAGGAATTATTGCAGAAAATATTTTGGAAGAGGCAATAAAACATAATGTTCCGGTCCAGGAAGACAAGGCGCTTTTGGAGATCTTGATAGAACTCGAACTGAATGAAACCATCCCTGAAGAGTTATATGAAGTGGTAGCAGAGGTTCTAGCGTATGTTTACAACCTCCATGAAGTAGCCGTAAAGAATGTGAAATAATCCACGTGAAAGTTTTTCAGCATAATGAAAGAAGATTGAATTATCTGTCAAATTGTACACGTTTTTGCGTTATATGTTGGTTTTGTCGACATAATCAGATGTCAATCTATTAATTTTTTGAAAATAGTATAATATTTTTGCAGAAAGGTAGACATTTGTCAGTGCATTTAATAAAATGAAAGCGCAGTCTATTTTTATATAATGTTCTGTTATACATAAGATTGGAGGATGGGAAATGAATATCCATGAATATCAAGGAAAAGAGATCCTCAGAAAATACGGGGTAGCTGTTCCAAACGGCCGTGTAGCATTTACTGTGGAAGAAGCAGTTGAAGCTGCAAAAGAACTAGGAACACAAGTTTGTGTAGTGAAGGCGCAAATTCACGCAGGTGGCCGCGGTAAAGCGGGCGGTGTGAAAGTTGCCAAGAACTTGGATGAAGTTCGTGAATACGCGGGTGAAATTCTAGGCAAAACGTTAATTACTCATCAAACTGGTCCAGAAGGTAAGGAAGTAAAACGCTTACTTATCGAAGAAGGGTGCGACATCAAGAAAGAATACTATATCGGACTTGTTTTAGACCGTGCAACTTCCCGAGTTGTGTTAATGGCATCTGAAGAAGGCGGTACAGAAATTGAAGAAGTGGCAGAGCAAACGCCTGAAAAAATCTTCAAAGAGGTAGTGGATCCAGTTGTAGGTTTAACTGGCTTCCAAGCTCGCCGTATTGCATTTAACATCAACATTCCGAAAGAATTGGTTGGACAAGCAGTTAAATTCATGATGAGCCTATACACTGCATTTGTGGAAAAGGACTGCTCTATCGCAGAAATCAATCCTCTAGTGGTTACAGGTGATGCGAAGGTAATGGCACTGGATGCGAAGCTTAACTTTGATGCTAATGCTCTATACCGTCATAAGGACATCGTAGAATACCGTGATTTGGAAGAAGAAGATGCAAAAGAAATCGAAGCTTCCAAATACGATCTAAGCTATATTTCACTTGATGGAAACATCGGATGTATGGTAAATGGTGCCGGTCTTGCGATGGCAACTATGGATATTATCAAACATTATGGTGGAGACCCTGCTAACTTCCTGGACGTTGGGGGCGGAGCAACTGCTGAGAAAGTAACAGAAGCTTTCAAGATTATCCTTTCTGATGATAATGTAAAAGGAATTTTCGTTAACATTTTCGGTGGAATCATGAAGTGTGACATCATCGCTACAGGTGTTGTGGAAGCAGCGAAACAAGTAGGACTTGAAGTTCCTCTAGTGGTACGTTTGGAAGGTACAAACGTAGACTTAGGGAAACAAATCTTACGTGAGTCTGGCTTAAACATCGTAGCAGCAGAATCCATGGCTGATGGTGCACAAAAAATCGTAGCGCAAGTAGGATAAGAAAGGCAGGGGACATTCATGAGTGTATTCATTAATAAAGATACAAAAGTAATCGTACAAGGTATTACTGGTTCCACAGCGTTGTTCCATACAAAGCAAATGCTTGAGTATGGTACACAAATCGTTGGCGGGGTTACACCAGGTAAGGGCGGCACTGAAGTTGAAGGTGTACCTGTATTCAATACAGTAGAAGAAGCTGTCAAAGCTACTGGTGCAAATGCATCTGTCATCTATGTACCGGCTCCATTTGCTGCAGATGCAATCATGGAAGCGGTAGATTCTGAGCTTGACTTGGCTATTTGTATTACTGAGCATATTCCTGTACTTGATATGGTAAAAGTGAAGCGTTATATGGAAGGGAAGAAGACTCGTCTAGTTGGTCCTAACTGCCCTGGCGTTATCACTCCTGGCGAGTGTAAAATCGGAATTATGCCTGGTTATATCCACACTAAAGGCCATGTTGGGGTCGTTTCCCGTTCTGGTACATTAACGTACGAAGCGGTTCACCAATTATCTCAAGAAGGCATCGGTCAATCTACTGCAGTAGGTATCGGTGGAGACCCGGTTAACGGAACTGATTTCATTGATGTATTAAAAGCATTCAATGAAGATGAAGATACTTATGCAGTTATCATGATCGGTGAAATCGGCGGAACAGCTGAAGAAGAAGCGGCTCTTTGGGTAAAAGAGAACATGACTAAACCTGTTGTCGGCTTCATCGGCGGTCGTACTGCACCTCCTGGTAAACGTATGGGTCACGCAGGAGCAATCATCTCCGGCGGTAAAGGTACTGCAGATGAGAAGATTCGTGTGATGAATGAGTGTGGCATTGAAGTAGCAGATACTCCATCTGTTATGGGTGAAACACTTATTAAAGTCATCAAGGAACAAGGCATTTACGACAAATGTAAAACACATTGATAGATCAGAAAGTGGGATAGTCGAGCAGACTATCCCTATTTCTGTTTAATTAAAAGCGGAAGAGGTGCATCATTTTATGCAATTGTTGAAAGAGAGATTAATAACCCTTCACCATTGTCCCCAACTAAGCTGCAAAACCATAAAACACCTTCTTAGACACGACCCTACGTTAGAAAATCTTTATAAGCACGCCCCATCAGATATTGCTTCCTTTTTCTCCATCAACCACCAACAGGCAGACGCAATCCACCAGTTCATAAGAATAAATAACATGGTTAAACTCCATTCCATTTATAAGGAGCAAAATATCCAACTAATTACCATATTCGATCATGAATATCCTTCACTTTTAAAGGAAATCTACGATCCTCCTCTTGTATTATATCTGAAAGGCAACCAGCATCTATTGAATACTAGGAAGCTAGGGGTGGTAGGTGCAAGGAATATGTCTTCCTATGGGAGAGAGGCACTAGGGTCATTGATACCCCCACTTATAAGAGAGAATTTTACGATAGTCAGTGGGTTGGCAAAAGGGGTAGACATCCATGCACATTGTCTAGCGATGAAAATGAAGGGGAATACGATCGCTGTTCTTGGAAGCGGTATATTCAACATTTACCCCAAAGAGCATAAGGAACTTGCATATTCCATATCTCAACATCATCTCCTCCTTTCAGAATATCCTCCATATACTGCTCCAACAAAATGGAATTTTCCGATGAGAAACCGCATTATCAGTGGATTAAGTGAAGGTGTGATTGTGGTCGAAGCCAAAGAGAAAAGCGGGTCCCTCATAACCGCCGATCAAGCGATGGATCAGGGAAGAGAGGTATTCGCAGTGCCAGGATCAATTCTTTCGGAAACCTCAAAAGGAACGAACTCTTTGATAAAGCAAGGAGCAAAGCTTGTTGCAGATACAAATGATATTCTTGAAGAATTAAATGGCTTTAAATCGGTTAATTAAAATAAAATTCAAATAAATTACACGGAAGTGACAAAAAACTTTCACTTTTTTGATAGAATTTTTGATTTTCACTTTACAAATGAATAT is part of the Sutcliffiella sp. FSL R7-0096 genome and harbors:
- the sucC gene encoding ADP-forming succinate--CoA ligase subunit beta — translated: MNIHEYQGKEILRKYGVAVPNGRVAFTVEEAVEAAKELGTQVCVVKAQIHAGGRGKAGGVKVAKNLDEVREYAGEILGKTLITHQTGPEGKEVKRLLIEEGCDIKKEYYIGLVLDRATSRVVLMASEEGGTEIEEVAEQTPEKIFKEVVDPVVGLTGFQARRIAFNINIPKELVGQAVKFMMSLYTAFVEKDCSIAEINPLVVTGDAKVMALDAKLNFDANALYRHKDIVEYRDLEEEDAKEIEASKYDLSYISLDGNIGCMVNGAGLAMATMDIIKHYGGDPANFLDVGGGATAEKVTEAFKIILSDDNVKGIFVNIFGGIMKCDIIATGVVEAAKQVGLEVPLVVRLEGTNVDLGKQILRESGLNIVAAESMADGAQKIVAQVG
- the dprA gene encoding DNA-processing protein DprA translates to MQLLKERLITLHHCPQLSCKTIKHLLRHDPTLENLYKHAPSDIASFFSINHQQADAIHQFIRINNMVKLHSIYKEQNIQLITIFDHEYPSLLKEIYDPPLVLYLKGNQHLLNTRKLGVVGARNMSSYGREALGSLIPPLIRENFTIVSGLAKGVDIHAHCLAMKMKGNTIAVLGSGIFNIYPKEHKELAYSISQHHLLLSEYPPYTAPTKWNFPMRNRIISGLSEGVIVVEAKEKSGSLITADQAMDQGREVFAVPGSILSETSKGTNSLIKQGAKLVADTNDILEELNGFKSVN
- the sucD gene encoding succinate--CoA ligase subunit alpha; this translates as MSVFINKDTKVIVQGITGSTALFHTKQMLEYGTQIVGGVTPGKGGTEVEGVPVFNTVEEAVKATGANASVIYVPAPFAADAIMEAVDSELDLAICITEHIPVLDMVKVKRYMEGKKTRLVGPNCPGVITPGECKIGIMPGYIHTKGHVGVVSRSGTLTYEAVHQLSQEGIGQSTAVGIGGDPVNGTDFIDVLKAFNEDEDTYAVIMIGEIGGTAEEEAALWVKENMTKPVVGFIGGRTAPPGKRMGHAGAIISGGKGTADEKIRVMNECGIEVADTPSVMGETLIKVIKEQGIYDKCKTH
- a CDS encoding EscU/YscU/HrcU family type III secretion system export apparatus switch protein, producing the protein MKEHLDKRKKAVAIKYDQAKTVAPVVKAKGAGIIAENILEEAIKHNVPVQEDKALLEILIELELNETIPEELYEVVAEVLAYVYNLHEVAVKNVK